The Ascaphus truei isolate aAscTru1 chromosome 18, aAscTru1.hap1, whole genome shotgun sequence genome window below encodes:
- the SPG21 gene encoding maspardin yields the protein MGAIKISPDYNWFRSTVPLKKIIVDDDDSKVWSLYDAGPRTVRCPIIFLPPVSGTADIFFHQILALTSWGYRVIALQYPVYWDHLEFCDGFRKLLDDLHLDKVHLFGASLGGFLAQKFAEYTHKSPRVQSLILCNSFSDTSIFNQTWTANSFWLMPAFMLKKIVLGNFASGPVDPVMADAIDFMVDRLESLTQSDLASRLTLNCQNSYVEPHKIQNIVVTIMDVFDQSALSTDAKEEMYKLYPNARRAHLKTGGNFPYLSRSAEVNLYVQIHLRQFHGTRYAAIDPAMVSAEELEVQKGSDAPSAGQEQG from the exons ATGGGAGCCATCAAAATCTCCCCGGATTATAACTGGTTCCGTAGCACTGTACCCCTGAAAAAG ATCATAGTGGACGATGATGACAGTAAGGTGTGGTCTCTGTATGACGCCGGCCCCCGCACCGTGCGCTGCCCCATCATATTCTTGCCCCCGGTCAGCGGCACCGCAGACATCTTCTTCCACCAGATCCTGGCGCTGACCAGCTGGGGCTACCGAGTAATCGCT CTTCAGTACCCAGTGTACTGGGACCACCTGGAATTCTGCGACGGCTTCCGAAAGCTTCTGGATGACTTGCACCTGGATAAG GTTCATCTGTTTGGCGCGTCTCTCGGGGGCTTCCTGGCCCAGAAGTTTGCAGAGTACACACACAAATCCCCACGGGTTCAGTCCCTCATCCTCTGCAACTCGTTCAGCGACACGTCCATCTTCAACCAGACCTGGACAGCAaacag CTTCTGGCTCATGCCGGCGTTCATGCTGAAGAAGATCGTCCTGGGGAACTTCGCGTCCGGTCCCGTGGATCCAGTGATGGCCGACGCCATCGATTTCATGGTGGACCGG CTGGAGAGCCTGACCCAGAGTGACCTGGCTTCCCGCCTCACCCTGAACTGTCAGAACTCCTACGTGGAACCCCACAAGATCCAGAACATCGTAGTGACCATCATGGAT GTGTTCGATCAGAGCGCACTTTCCACGGACGCCAAAGAAGAGATGTACAAGTTGTACCCCAACGCCCGGAGAGCCCACCTGAAAACCGGAGGGAACTTCCCCTACCTGAGCAGAAGCGCCGAGGTCAACCTGTACGTGCAG ATTCACCTGCGGCAGTTCCATGGCACCAGATACGCCGCCATAGACCCGGCCATGGTGAGCGCAGAGGAGCTGGAGGTCCAGAAAGGCAGCGACGCCCCCAGCGCCGGCCAAGAGCAGGGTTAa